A section of the Deinococcus taeanensis genome encodes:
- a CDS encoding DUF402 domain-containing protein: MVAWAHSLKVERHDVPRRQHHTNTGVRAVHTYRLTPHGLYVARSFDAHPRIRHWQAHLLPALHLVACRYDFHDRREHDYYLDVADITCRADVWEVRDLYLDLIVHDGLMAEIVDTDELLAAREVEFISESEMHRAVTVAHRTLSGLARARYSLADWLDTQGVSLHWQDPIPA; encoded by the coding sequence ATGGTTGCTTGGGCACATTCCCTGAAGGTGGAACGCCATGACGTTCCGCGCCGGCAGCACCACACCAACACCGGTGTCCGGGCCGTGCACACCTACCGTCTGACGCCCCACGGCCTGTACGTCGCGCGGAGCTTCGATGCCCACCCCCGCATCCGGCACTGGCAGGCGCACCTGCTGCCCGCCCTGCACCTCGTGGCGTGCCGGTACGATTTTCACGACCGGCGCGAACACGACTACTACCTGGATGTCGCGGACATCACCTGCAGGGCCGACGTGTGGGAAGTGCGCGACCTGTACCTTGACCTGATCGTGCACGACGGTCTGATGGCCGAGATTGTCGACACCGACGAACTGCTCGCCGCGCGCGAGGTGGAGTTCATCAGCGAAAGCGAGATGCACCGGGCGGTCACCGTCGCGCACCGCACCCTTTCGGGTCTGGCCCGCGCGCGTTACAGCCTCGCCGACTGGCTGGACACCCAGGGGGTGAGTCTGCACTGGCAGGACCCCATTCCCGCCTGA
- a CDS encoding glucose-1-phosphate adenylyltransferase family protein, whose protein sequence is MPRFPAHSLSSGPSARGTRVNGRKVLVLILAGGKGERLGVLTQERAKPALTFGGTYRLIDFALSNCMHSGVADVWVLEAYELHSLNDHLTNGRPWDLDRTYGGLEVLPPSADTLTGQLDGAGNADALHAHRHLIRSYAPDIVVVLSADHVYTLDYTQVIEHHLKVGAEVTMVTADLPAGEDARRFGNVTVTKAGRVNRFEYKPERPRGGPITTEVFVYDAPALLRTLDDLRRDTPAGQGLGDYGHALIPAFVKAKTAHAYPLDSYWRDVGLPEAYFRAHQDLLAGRSVKLDRPEWPVLSSSIPRMPARIAAGARVTDSLIAYGCRIEGTVTRSVLSPGVTVEAGAVVEDAVILRDVTVRRGARVRRAIVDEEADIAARVDGGPHGLSVIGARARVRSPVAGNTQVNPGQRR, encoded by the coding sequence ATGCCCCGCTTTCCTGCCCACAGCCTCAGCAGTGGCCCGAGTGCCCGCGGCACCCGCGTGAACGGGCGCAAGGTGCTGGTCTTGATTCTCGCCGGCGGGAAAGGCGAGCGGCTGGGGGTCCTCACGCAGGAACGCGCCAAACCGGCCCTGACCTTCGGGGGCACGTACCGCCTCATTGACTTCGCGCTGAGCAACTGCATGCACAGCGGCGTGGCGGACGTCTGGGTGCTGGAAGCCTACGAACTGCACTCCCTGAACGACCACCTCACCAACGGCCGCCCCTGGGACCTGGACCGCACATACGGCGGCCTGGAGGTCCTGCCGCCCAGTGCAGATACGCTCACCGGACAGCTCGACGGCGCCGGGAACGCCGACGCGCTGCACGCGCACCGGCACCTGATCCGGTCCTACGCGCCGGACATCGTGGTCGTCCTGTCGGCCGATCACGTGTACACCCTGGATTACACCCAGGTGATCGAACACCACCTGAAGGTGGGCGCCGAGGTCACGATGGTCACCGCTGACCTGCCCGCCGGTGAGGATGCCCGCCGCTTCGGGAACGTCACCGTCACGAAGGCGGGGCGTGTCAACCGCTTCGAGTACAAGCCCGAACGCCCACGCGGCGGGCCGATCACGACCGAGGTGTTCGTGTACGACGCGCCGGCCCTGCTGCGCACCCTGGACGACCTGCGCCGCGACACGCCGGCCGGCCAGGGTCTGGGCGACTACGGGCACGCCCTGATTCCGGCGTTCGTGAAAGCAAAAACAGCGCACGCCTACCCGCTGGACAGCTACTGGCGGGATGTGGGCCTGCCCGAAGCGTACTTCCGAGCGCATCAGGATCTGCTGGCCGGACGGTCCGTGAAGCTGGACCGTCCGGAGTGGCCGGTGCTGAGTTCCAGCATTCCGCGCATGCCTGCCCGGATCGCCGCAGGCGCCCGCGTGACCGACAGCCTGATCGCGTACGGCTGCCGGATCGAGGGAACCGTGACCCGCTCGGTGCTGTCGCCGGGCGTGACGGTCGAGGCGGGCGCCGTGGTGGAAGACGCCGTGATCCTGCGGGACGTGACCGTGCGGCGCGGCGCGCGCGTCCGGCGCGCCATCGTGGATGAGGAGGCTGACATTGCGGCCCGGGTGGACGGCGGCCCGCACGGCCTGAGCGTGATCGGCGCCCGCGCCCGCGTCCGCTCGCCGGTTGCAGGGAACACGCAGGTGAACCCCGGACAGCGCCGCTAG
- a CDS encoding NAD-dependent epimerase/dehydratase family protein: protein MVILVTGATGFLGGVTARTLLRAGHEVRGLGRDPARGAALARDGVTFVPADLRAANWKALLAGVDGVVHAAARSTLWGHAADFYADNVQPSAALARACAARGTRLVHVSTPSVYNATGLTCALPESTPVGPHFDSLYARSKFQAEQAVRAALPDATVLRPRGIYGVGDTSIVPRLTRALRARRLPRLTRTEVWTDLTHVQNVAHAAALALSRPAPGVFNLTDGQAVPLWATIDRLADALGVPRPGRFVPPRLLEGAATLLEFGARLHPARPEPALTASGVRLLTRPMTLDLTRARRLLGYVPVVTPGQGFGTVLEHLRAGPGAGRE from the coding sequence ATGGTCATTCTGGTGACGGGCGCAACCGGGTTCCTGGGCGGGGTCACGGCCCGGACCCTTCTTCGGGCGGGCCACGAGGTGCGCGGCCTCGGGCGTGACCCGGCGCGCGGCGCGGCGCTCGCCCGGGACGGCGTGACCTTCGTGCCGGCCGACCTGCGCGCCGCGAACTGGAAAGCGCTGCTGGCGGGCGTGGACGGCGTGGTGCACGCCGCCGCCCGCTCGACCCTGTGGGGCCACGCAGCGGATTTCTACGCGGATAACGTGCAGCCCAGCGCGGCGCTGGCCCGCGCGTGCGCCGCGCGCGGCACGCGGCTGGTGCACGTGAGCACGCCCAGCGTGTACAACGCGACCGGCCTCACGTGCGCGCTGCCGGAAAGCACGCCGGTCGGGCCGCACTTTGACAGCCTGTACGCCCGCAGCAAATTCCAGGCGGAACAGGCGGTCCGCGCGGCCCTGCCGGACGCCACGGTGCTGCGCCCACGCGGGATCTACGGCGTGGGGGACACCAGCATCGTGCCGCGCCTGACCCGCGCCCTGCGCGCCCGCCGCCTGCCCCGCCTGACACGCACGGAGGTCTGGACGGACCTCACGCACGTGCAGAACGTCGCGCACGCGGCGGCACTGGCCCTGTCGCGCCCCGCTCCTGGCGTGTTCAACCTGACGGACGGGCAGGCCGTTCCGCTGTGGGCCACCATCGACCGGCTCGCCGACGCGCTGGGCGTGCCCCGGCCCGGGCGGTTCGTGCCGCCCCGGCTGCTGGAGGGCGCCGCCACGCTGCTGGAATTCGGCGCCCGGCTGCACCCCGCACGGCCTGAACCGGCCCTCACGGCCAGCGGCGTGCGGCTGCTCACGCGGCCCATGACGCTGGACCTCACGCGCGCCCGCAGGCTACTGGGCTACGTGCCGGTCGTCACGCCCGGGCAGGGCTTCGGGACCGTGCTGGAGCACCTGCGTGCCGGACCAGGAGCCGGGCGTGAGTGA
- a CDS encoding YciI-like protein: MHHLLFYRDLVPDYVTRREPLRPLHLAHARAAADRGELVLAGALADPADFAVLLFQGSGPEAAEQFARTDPYVLGGLVGTWEVRRWHTVVGEGAAHPT, encoded by the coding sequence ATGCACCACCTGCTGTTCTACCGTGACCTTGTGCCGGACTACGTGACCCGGCGGGAACCGCTGCGCCCGCTGCACCTGGCGCACGCCCGGGCCGCCGCCGACCGCGGCGAGCTGGTTCTGGCCGGCGCCCTGGCCGACCCGGCTGACTTCGCCGTGCTGCTGTTTCAGGGCAGCGGTCCGGAAGCCGCCGAGCAGTTCGCGCGCACCGACCCGTACGTCCTGGGTGGGCTGGTCGGCACCTGGGAGGTGCGGCGCTGGCACACCGTGGTCGGTGAGGGCGCCGCGCACCCCACCTGA
- a CDS encoding saccharopine dehydrogenase family protein — MSKVIIIGAGGVANVVAKKCAQNDSVFTEVLIATRTVSKADKIVAEIREHFPNSRAVFTTATVDADNVPELVQLINGFKPVMVINVALPYQDLTIMDACLETGVHYLDTANYEPKDVAKFEYSWQWAYQDRFREKGLMALLGCGFDPGATQAFTAHHAKHHFQEIHYLDIVDCNNGNHGKAFATNFNPEINIREITANGRYWENGEWIETQPLEIAQDIYYPKVATRRSFVLYHEELESIVKHFPTIKRARFWMTFGESYIKHLNVLEGIGMTSIEPIDFRGQKIAPIEFLKAVLPAPESLAAGYTGQTCIGVQAKGIGKDGQPKVHFVYNVKDHAECFREVQAQGVSYTTGVPAMIGAMLMLQGHWMQPGVWNVEQLDPDPFFAAMNQWGLPIDELAGIELVKD, encoded by the coding sequence ATGAGCAAGGTCATCATCATCGGAGCGGGCGGCGTTGCCAACGTCGTCGCGAAGAAGTGCGCGCAGAACGACAGTGTCTTCACGGAAGTCCTGATCGCCACCCGCACGGTCAGCAAGGCGGACAAGATCGTCGCGGAGATCAGGGAGCACTTCCCGAACAGCAGGGCGGTGTTCACGACCGCCACGGTCGATGCGGACAACGTGCCGGAACTCGTGCAGCTGATCAACGGCTTCAAGCCGGTGATGGTCATCAACGTGGCCCTGCCCTATCAGGACCTGACCATCATGGACGCCTGCCTGGAAACGGGCGTGCATTACCTGGACACGGCGAACTACGAGCCCAAGGACGTCGCCAAGTTCGAGTACTCCTGGCAGTGGGCCTACCAGGACCGCTTCCGCGAGAAGGGCCTGATGGCGCTGCTCGGCTGCGGCTTCGACCCGGGCGCCACGCAGGCGTTCACGGCGCATCACGCCAAGCATCACTTCCAGGAGATTCACTACCTCGACATCGTGGACTGCAACAACGGCAACCACGGCAAGGCCTTCGCCACGAACTTCAACCCGGAAATCAACATCCGCGAGATCACCGCCAACGGCCGCTACTGGGAGAACGGCGAGTGGATCGAGACGCAGCCGCTGGAGATCGCGCAGGACATCTACTACCCCAAAGTCGCCACGCGCAGAAGCTTCGTGCTGTACCACGAGGAGCTCGAATCGATCGTCAAGCACTTCCCGACCATCAAGCGGGCGCGCTTCTGGATGACGTTCGGCGAGTCGTACATCAAGCACCTGAACGTGCTTGAAGGGATCGGCATGACCAGCATCGAGCCCATCGACTTCCGCGGGCAGAAGATCGCCCCGATCGAGTTCCTCAAGGCCGTGCTGCCCGCGCCCGAGTCCCTGGCGGCCGGGTACACCGGGCAGACCTGCATCGGCGTGCAGGCCAAAGGGATCGGCAAGGACGGCCAGCCGAAAGTGCACTTCGTGTACAACGTCAAGGATCACGCCGAGTGCTTCCGCGAGGTGCAGGCGCAGGGCGTGAGCTACACCACCGGCGTGCCCGCCATGATCGGCGCCATGCTGATGCTGCAGGGACACTGGATGCAGCCCGGCGTGTGGAACGTCGAGCAGCTTGACCCGGACCCCTTCTTCGCGGCGATGAACCAGTGGGGTCTGCCCATTGATGAACTTGCCGGCATCGAGCTCGTCAAGGACTGA
- a CDS encoding MBL fold metallo-hydrolase yields MSERVRVVPLQAGACLNLAGITERGAPWRVQAYPAGFALLLHPTRGPVLFDTGYGAGVLSAMKRWPGVLYGLVTPVRLLPGEAAWEQLQFMGFAPGDVQHVIVSHLHADHVGGLRDFPNATFHLDRRAWAPLRALRGVRAVRRAFLPELLPEDFEARARWLDFRAAPPGLHPFAQVADVFGDGLVQAVPLPGHAPGMTGLLVEESAGLTVLAADAAWSTRAARQQRPVHPLARVAFHDVAQEARSGRVLRAFLHAHPGARLHVSHDAAEPWAGTGTHP; encoded by the coding sequence GTGAGTGAACGGGTGCGGGTCGTGCCGCTCCAGGCCGGGGCGTGCCTGAATCTCGCCGGCATCACCGAGCGTGGCGCCCCGTGGCGCGTGCAGGCGTACCCGGCGGGCTTTGCGCTGCTGCTGCACCCCACGCGCGGCCCGGTACTGTTCGACACCGGGTACGGCGCCGGCGTGCTCAGCGCCATGAAGCGCTGGCCGGGCGTGCTGTACGGCCTCGTCACCCCGGTGCGTCTTCTGCCGGGCGAGGCGGCGTGGGAACAACTGCAGTTCATGGGATTCGCGCCCGGGGACGTGCAGCACGTGATCGTCTCGCACCTGCACGCCGATCACGTGGGCGGCCTGCGGGACTTTCCGAACGCCACGTTTCACCTCGACCGCCGCGCCTGGGCGCCCCTGCGGGCGCTGCGGGGCGTGCGGGCGGTGCGCCGCGCGTTCCTGCCTGAACTTCTCCCGGAGGACTTCGAGGCGCGGGCCCGCTGGCTGGACTTCCGCGCTGCGCCCCCCGGCCTGCATCCCTTCGCCCAGGTGGCGGACGTGTTCGGCGACGGCCTCGTGCAGGCCGTGCCGCTGCCCGGGCACGCGCCCGGCATGACCGGCCTGCTCGTTGAGGAAAGCGCCGGCCTGACGGTCCTGGCGGCCGACGCTGCCTGGAGTACCCGCGCGGCCCGCCAGCAGCGGCCGGTGCATCCCCTGGCGCGGGTGGCGTTTCACGACGTGGCGCAGGAAGCCCGCAGTGGCCGGGTCCTGCGGGCGTTCCTGCACGCCCATCCGGGGGCGCGCCTGCACGTCAGTCACGACGCGGCGGAGCCCTGGGCCGGAACGGGAACCCACCCGTGA
- a CDS encoding putative ABC transporter permease subunit, with amino-acid sequence MGALATLLLLGEIYGAWAALTFLGRFGEIGLNVFARVLEIGLITLSSGVTFSATTAAISTLYLSDDLNFLLAQPLSTVRVFALKVTETFLNAALVPLLLTLPLLVTVGVYFRAPGWAYPVMAAAALLVFAAPVGLGALLAVGLMRFAPVGRVREVSTALGVLISAGLVYAIRALRPEVLVQKLQDPTKVEALLRDFAGPGNPLLPPAWAAQGIWQAAHGELARPLLPLALLTGALLTAATLLAARAYQEGWARALDSSTPRLDPRPRRAGPAERRLARLGAGGALASKDLRVTFRDPTQWSQLLVVVALAGVYLVSVRAVPIPVPQFRGILGYIQLAFQGFIISGVAVRLAFPSVSTEGRAYWLLRTAPIEPRQIVLSKFLGVLPVTVTLGLVMGLASARAMDLGPTLVLLSALVSLSNAFVITALGVGLGAAAPKFDADNPAEIGVSPGGLAFMGLSLAYSVLCLLLLARPAAASVLRPDLYPGYSVLSTPEGALGLVGLGLVTALGTALSLRAGWQRLDRLE; translated from the coding sequence GTGGGCGCGCTGGCCACGCTGCTGCTGCTGGGGGAGATCTACGGCGCCTGGGCGGCCCTGACGTTCCTGGGCCGCTTCGGGGAGATCGGCCTGAACGTGTTTGCCCGCGTGCTGGAGATCGGCCTGATCACCCTGTCGAGCGGCGTGACCTTCAGCGCCACGACCGCGGCGATCAGCACGCTGTACCTGAGTGACGACCTGAACTTCCTGCTGGCGCAGCCGCTCTCCACCGTGCGGGTGTTCGCGCTGAAGGTCACCGAGACGTTCCTGAACGCGGCGCTCGTGCCGCTGCTGCTCACGTTGCCGCTGCTGGTCACGGTTGGCGTGTACTTCCGCGCACCCGGGTGGGCGTACCCCGTCATGGCCGCCGCGGCGCTGCTGGTGTTCGCCGCGCCGGTCGGCCTGGGCGCCCTGCTGGCCGTGGGCCTCATGCGTTTCGCGCCGGTGGGCCGCGTGCGGGAGGTCAGCACCGCCCTGGGCGTGCTGATCAGCGCCGGTCTGGTGTACGCCATCCGCGCGCTGCGCCCCGAGGTGCTCGTTCAGAAACTTCAGGACCCCACGAAAGTGGAGGCGCTGCTGCGCGACTTCGCCGGGCCCGGCAACCCGCTGCTGCCGCCCGCATGGGCGGCGCAGGGCATCTGGCAGGCCGCGCACGGGGAACTGGCCCGGCCGCTGCTGCCTCTGGCCCTCCTGACCGGCGCGCTGCTGACCGCGGCGACGCTGCTGGCCGCCCGGGCGTACCAGGAAGGCTGGGCGCGCGCGCTGGATTCCAGCACGCCCCGGCTGGACCCGCGCCCCCGCCGCGCCGGGCCGGCCGAACGCCGGCTGGCCCGACTGGGTGCAGGGGGCGCGCTGGCCAGCAAGGATCTGCGCGTCACGTTCCGCGACCCCACGCAGTGGAGCCAGCTGCTCGTCGTGGTGGCCCTCGCCGGGGTGTACCTCGTGAGCGTCCGGGCCGTGCCGATTCCCGTGCCGCAGTTTCGCGGGATCCTCGGGTACATCCAGCTGGCCTTCCAGGGGTTCATCATCAGCGGCGTGGCCGTGCGGCTTGCGTTTCCGTCGGTGTCCACCGAGGGCCGCGCGTACTGGCTGCTGCGCACGGCGCCCATCGAGCCGCGCCAGATTGTGCTCAGCAAGTTCCTGGGGGTGCTGCCGGTCACGGTGACGCTGGGTCTGGTGATGGGGCTCGCCAGCGCCCGCGCCATGGACCTGGGCCCCACTCTGGTGCTGCTCAGCGCGCTGGTCAGTCTCAGCAACGCGTTCGTGATCACGGCGCTCGGGGTGGGACTGGGGGCCGCCGCACCCAAATTCGATGCGGACAACCCCGCCGAAATCGGCGTGAGTCCAGGCGGGCTGGCGTTCATGGGGCTCTCGCTGGCGTACAGCGTGCTGTGCCTGCTGCTGCTGGCGCGGCCCGCCGCAGCCAGCGTGCTGCGGCCTGACCTGTACCCCGGCTACAGTGTGCTCAGCACGCCCGAAGGCGCGCTGGGTCTGGTGGGGTTGGGGCTGGTGACTGCGCTGGGGACGGCCCTCAGCCTGCGCGCCGGCTGGCAGCGGCTGGACCGCCTGGAGTGA
- a CDS encoding ABC transporter ATP-binding protein, with protein MIEVQGYTKRYGRHEAVSNLSFTVQPGAVFGLLGSNGAGKTTTIRALVGLTRPTHGTVRVAGFDVWKNPVQAKAAFGYIPDRPYLYGKLTARELLRFVGQLYRVPDTDTDIDRWLEFFRLTDFGNELIETYSHGMRQKVAIIAALLPDPPVLIVDEPMVGLDPHAARQVRELLRAHADRGRTVLLTTHSLPVAEAVCDRLVVLDRGKVLGQGTLEDLRARTGTAAGGVHGDSLERIFFRLLEEELEAQRRGADAGTPA; from the coding sequence ATGATCGAGGTTCAGGGGTACACGAAGCGCTACGGGCGGCACGAGGCGGTCAGCAACCTGAGTTTCACCGTGCAGCCCGGCGCGGTGTTTGGCCTGCTGGGCAGCAACGGCGCCGGCAAGACCACCACCATCCGCGCCCTGGTGGGCCTCACGCGCCCCACCCACGGCACCGTCCGCGTGGCGGGCTTCGACGTGTGGAAGAACCCCGTGCAGGCCAAGGCGGCGTTCGGGTACATTCCTGACCGGCCGTACCTGTACGGCAAACTCACGGCGCGCGAACTGCTGCGCTTCGTCGGCCAGCTGTACCGCGTTCCGGACACCGATACGGACATTGACCGCTGGCTGGAGTTCTTCCGCCTCACCGACTTCGGCAATGAACTGATCGAAACGTACTCGCACGGCATGCGGCAGAAGGTGGCGATCATCGCGGCGCTGCTGCCCGACCCGCCCGTGCTGATCGTGGATGAACCCATGGTGGGCCTCGACCCGCACGCCGCGCGGCAGGTGCGGGAACTGCTGCGCGCCCACGCCGACCGGGGCCGCACGGTGCTGCTCACCACGCACTCCCTGCCGGTCGCGGAGGCCGTGTGCGACCGGCTGGTCGTGCTCGACCGCGGCAAGGTCCTCGGGCAGGGCACCCTGGAGGACCTGCGGGCCCGCACCGGCACGGCAGCCGGCGGCGTGCACGGCGACAGTCTGGAGCGCATTTTCTTCCGGCTGCTGGAAGAGGAACTGGAGGCGCAGCGCCGCGGCGCGGACGCAGGGACGCCCGCGTGA
- a CDS encoding U32 family peptidase: MAAVRKPEVMSPVGGEAQLRAAVEAGADAVFFGVNPGRAAAGRADGAGFHARAKVGFELEALPDIMRGLHARGVQGFVTFNVLVFDRELRQAERQLMALAQAGVDALIVQDHGVARLAHEICPDLPIHGSTQMSITSAEGAELARRFGASRVVLGRELSLRDIERIKNATDIELETFVHGALCVSYSGQCFSSEAWGGRSANRGQCAQACRLPYELFVDGAHRDLGDARYLLSPGDLYALHQVPDLVRIGVDCLKIEGRYKDAEFVALTTAAYRRAVDEAWAGRPLSVSAQEERDLEQVYSRGLAPHFMAGTNHQTVVRGRAPRHRGVRVGTVRGVTERGVLVELSEPVKPGDGLVFDPANWRAPEGREEGGFLYGLWQGGQPLDEGALQAVRSGGVFELRFGRGAVDPTRVRPGDPVWRTHDPTLAARVKPLLDAADPVHTRPVDAHFVGHVGEPPALTLTDEHRVSVTVTLSEPLSGARNRALDEAGLREQLGKLGGTPFHLGALSVDLRGAGFLPVSALNALRREAAAALTERRAQAPDRRVAPRLDDTLRTLARPDGPPAGEPRLHVLVRTPEQLGAALEARPDSVTLDYLELYGLKPSVERVKAAGLPVRVASPRILKPTEQNLQKFLLSLDAGILVRSGGLLEGLHSAGAPAELTGDFSLNAANVLTTRALLDLGLSRLTPTYDLNAQQITELALLVGGAALEPVAYGHLPVFHTEHCVFCRFLSEGTDYTNCGHPCESHRVALRDERGRVHPVMADVGCRNTVFEGRPQVAGEHLRAWRAAGIRDFRLEFVHETPEQVADVIRLHRAHLRGTLSAAELQDALDALIDQGVTEGSLFVPHDFGTLDALPVL; this comes from the coding sequence ATGGCGGCGGTCAGAAAACCTGAAGTGATGAGTCCGGTGGGCGGTGAGGCGCAGTTGCGCGCCGCCGTGGAAGCCGGGGCAGACGCCGTGTTCTTCGGCGTGAACCCGGGCCGGGCGGCGGCGGGCCGCGCAGACGGCGCGGGATTCCACGCGCGCGCCAAGGTGGGCTTTGAACTGGAGGCCCTGCCGGACATCATGCGGGGCCTGCACGCGCGGGGCGTGCAGGGCTTCGTGACCTTCAACGTGCTTGTGTTCGACCGGGAGCTTCGGCAGGCCGAGCGGCAGCTGATGGCCCTGGCGCAAGCCGGTGTGGACGCCCTGATCGTGCAGGATCACGGCGTGGCGCGCCTCGCGCACGAGATCTGCCCGGACCTGCCCATTCACGGCAGCACGCAGATGAGCATTACGTCTGCCGAGGGGGCCGAACTGGCGCGGCGGTTCGGGGCGAGCCGCGTGGTGCTGGGCCGCGAACTCAGCCTGCGCGACATTGAACGCATCAAGAACGCCACGGACATTGAACTGGAGACCTTCGTGCACGGCGCGCTGTGCGTCAGTTATTCCGGACAGTGCTTTTCCAGTGAAGCCTGGGGTGGGCGCAGCGCCAACCGCGGGCAGTGCGCGCAGGCGTGCCGGCTGCCGTACGAACTGTTCGTGGACGGCGCGCACCGCGACCTGGGCGACGCCCGGTACCTGCTGTCTCCCGGCGACCTGTACGCGCTGCATCAGGTGCCGGACCTCGTGCGGATCGGTGTGGACTGCCTGAAAATCGAGGGCCGCTACAAGGACGCCGAGTTCGTGGCCCTCACCACCGCCGCGTACCGCCGGGCGGTGGATGAAGCCTGGGCCGGCCGGCCCCTGAGCGTGAGTGCGCAGGAGGAACGCGACCTGGAGCAGGTGTACTCGCGCGGCCTGGCCCCGCACTTCATGGCCGGCACGAACCACCAGACCGTGGTGCGTGGCCGCGCGCCCCGGCACCGCGGCGTGCGGGTGGGCACCGTGCGCGGCGTCACCGAGCGTGGCGTGCTGGTGGAACTGAGCGAACCCGTGAAACCCGGCGACGGCCTGGTGTTCGACCCGGCCAACTGGCGCGCCCCGGAAGGCCGCGAGGAAGGCGGTTTCCTGTACGGCCTGTGGCAGGGCGGCCAGCCGCTGGACGAGGGCGCACTGCAGGCGGTGCGGTCCGGCGGGGTGTTCGAGCTGCGCTTCGGCCGCGGCGCCGTGGACCCCACGCGGGTGCGGCCCGGGGACCCGGTGTGGCGCACGCACGACCCGACCCTGGCCGCGCGCGTGAAACCCCTGCTGGACGCGGCGGACCCCGTGCACACCCGCCCGGTGGACGCGCACTTCGTGGGGCACGTGGGCGAGCCGCCTGCCCTGACCCTGACGGACGAGCACCGCGTGAGCGTGACCGTCACGCTGAGCGAACCGCTGTCCGGAGCGCGCAACCGCGCGCTGGATGAAGCGGGCCTGCGCGAACAGCTGGGCAAGCTGGGCGGCACGCCGTTCCACCTGGGCGCCCTGAGCGTGGACCTGCGCGGCGCGGGGTTCCTGCCGGTCAGCGCGCTGAACGCCCTGCGGCGAGAGGCCGCGGCGGCCCTCACCGAGCGGCGCGCGCAGGCCCCGGACCGGCGTGTCGCGCCGCGCCTGGACGACACGCTGCGGACCCTGGCCCGCCCGGACGGGCCGCCTGCCGGTGAGCCGCGCCTGCATGTGCTGGTCCGCACGCCCGAGCAACTGGGCGCCGCGCTGGAGGCCCGTCCGGACTCGGTCACGCTGGATTACCTGGAACTGTACGGCCTGAAACCCAGCGTGGAGCGCGTGAAGGCCGCCGGCCTGCCCGTGCGCGTGGCCAGCCCCCGCATCCTGAAACCCACCGAGCAGAACCTTCAGAAGTTCCTGTTGTCCCTGGACGCCGGCATTCTGGTGCGTTCGGGGGGCCTGCTCGAGGGCCTGCACTCGGCAGGCGCCCCGGCCGAACTCACGGGTGATTTCAGCCTGAACGCCGCGAACGTCCTGACCACCCGGGCGCTGCTGGACCTGGGCCTGAGCCGCCTGACGCCCACGTACGACCTGAACGCGCAGCAGATCACCGAGCTGGCCCTCCTGGTGGGGGGCGCGGCCCTGGAACCCGTCGCGTACGGGCACCTGCCGGTGTTTCACACCGAGCACTGCGTGTTCTGCCGGTTCCTGAGCGAAGGCACCGATTACACGAACTGCGGGCACCCGTGCGAATCGCACCGCGTGGCGCTGCGCGACGAGCGGGGCCGCGTGCACCCGGTCATGGCGGACGTCGGCTGCCGCAACACCGTGTTCGAGGGCCGGCCACAGGTGGCTGGTGAGCACCTGCGCGCGTGGCGCGCGGCGGGCATCCGGGACTTCCGGCTGGAGTTCGTGCACGAAACGCCGGAGCAGGTCGCGGACGTGATTCGCCTGCACCGCGCGCACCTGAGGGGCACCCTGAGTGCCGCGGAACTGCAGGACGCGCTGGACGCGCTGATCGATCAGGGCGTTACCGAAGGCAGTCTGTTCGTGCCGCACGACTTCGGTACGCTGGACGCGCTGCCCGTTCTGTAA